A genomic window from Quercus lobata isolate SW786 chromosome 10, ValleyOak3.0 Primary Assembly, whole genome shotgun sequence includes:
- the LOC115965184 gene encoding probably inactive leucine-rich repeat receptor-like protein kinase At5g48380 translates to MNYKQSSKNENEEADQVNQLPTEGLLLKGSKKNSQLEGMAIRMNFTELREATNNFCTGNVIGLGKIGVMYKAILPNGSPLAVKRLHGCQSFDKQFICELLALGKWRHNNIVPLLGFCKERKEKLLVYQYISNGNLYDWLHAKEGNNRILEWSLRIQIAIGVARGLAWLHHKWDFRVVHLNLSSNSILLDNNFVPKISNFGGAKISSSKGIMFIDSNDTHSSNSSFVDFGVWDLGFVKKDVYDFGILLLELIIGKEHIQINNYSNKSNGSLVDWITHLFTSSSDLYNVIDKSLIGRGFDGEIFEFLRIACTCLNPFPSKRPTMFELYNTISTLGERYGVTNDSEILRQSEIATASTSNEIV, encoded by the exons ATGAACTACAAGCAAAGTAGTAAGAACGAGAATGAAGAAGCTGATCAAGTTAACCAACTGCCAACTGAAGGGCTCTTGCTTAAAGGGAGCAAAAAG AATTCTCAGCTGGAGGGAATGGCTATTAGAATGAACTTTACAGAACTTAGAGAGGCAACTAACAATTTCTGCACAGGCAATGTGATTGGGTTGGGAAAGATCGGGGTGATGTACAAGGCAATCCTTCCAAATGGTTCACCCCTTGCAGTTAAGAGGTTACATGGTTGTCAATCATTTGACAAACAATTCATATGTGAGTTATTGGCTCTGGGCAAATGGAGGCACAATAACATAGTTCCCCTCTTGGGATTCTGCaaagagaggaaagaaaagCTCCTAGTGTACCAATATATATCGAATGGCAATCTTTATGATTGGCTACATGCAAAGGAAGGCAACAATAGGATCTTGGAATGGTCTTTGAGGATTCAAATTGCAATTGGGGTAGCAAGAGGCTTGGCATGGCTTCACCACAAGTGGGATTTTCGAGTAGTACATCTTAACTTGAGTTCAAACTCTATTTTACTTGATAATAATTTTGTGCCTAAGATATCAAATTTTGGAGGGGCAAAAATATCAAGTTCTAAAGGAATAATGTTTATTGATTCAAATGACACTCACTCAAGTAATAGCTCTTTTGTAGACTTTGGggtttgggatttgggttttgttaaaaAGGATGTGTATGACTTTGGAATTCTGCTTTTGGAGCTAATTATAGGAAAGGAACATATTCAAATCAACAATTATTCGAACAAATCAAATGGGAGTTTGGTTGATTGGATTACTCATCTTTTCACTTCTTCGTCTGATCTCTACAATGTCATTGATAAATCTCTGATTGGTAGAGGATTTGATGGTGAAATCTTTGAATTCCTTAGAATTGCATGTACATGTCTTAACCCTTTTCCAAGTAAAAGGCCTACAATGTTTGAATTGTACAATACAATAAGTACTCTTGGGGAGAGGTACGGTGTTACAAATGACTCTGAGATCTTGAGGCAATCGGAAATTGCAACAGCAAGTACCTCAAATGAAATTGTTTAG
- the LOC115965185 gene encoding probably inactive leucine-rich repeat receptor-like protein kinase At5g48380, with the protein MTLNARVFAALFHIFTCLFLDILEISNGVQSDIDCLKSIKHSLEDPYGYLNTSWNFNNNTEGFICKFTGVECWHPDENKVLNLRLSDMGLMGRFPRGIKNCTSLTGLDLSNNELSGPLPFDIAELVPSVTTLNLSSNKFSGEIPMSLSNCTYLNVLILDHNHLTGEIPPELGHLVRLKQFNVSNNMLSGVVPYFGPNTSITADSFVNNSKLCGAPYLEPC; encoded by the coding sequence ATGACTCTTAATGCCAGAGTATTCGCAGCTCTTTTTCACATATTTACTTGCTTATTTCTAGATATTCTTGAAATAAGCAATGGCGTACAGAGTGATATCGACTGCTTGAAGTCAATTAAACATTCGCTTGAAGACCCATACGGCTACCTTAATACTTCATGGAACTTCAATAACAATACCGAAGGTTTCATCTGCAAATTTACTGGGGTCGAATGCTGGCACCCCGATGAGAATAAGGTCTTAAATCTCAGACTAAGCGACATGGGGCTCATGGGCCGGTTCCCTCGGGGCATTAAAAACTGCACAAGTCTAACAGGGTTAGACCTTTCCAATAATGAGCTTTCTGGACCCCTCCCATTTGACATAGCAGAGTTAGTCCCCTCTGTCACGACTCTCAACCTCTCCAGCAACAAATTTTCTGGCGAAATTCCAATGAGCTTATCCAATTGCACTTATCTAAATGTCCTTATACTTGACCACAATCATCTAACTGGTGAAATCCCTCCGGAATTAGGCCACCTCGTTCGTTTGAAACAATTCAATGTTTCTAACAATATGTTGTCAGGGGTTGTCCCTTACTTTGGTCCCAATACCTCTATTACAGCCGATAGCTTTGTTAACAACTCGAAACTTTGTGGAGCGCCTTATTTGGAACCCTGTTGA